From Methanococcus maripaludis, the proteins below share one genomic window:
- a CDS encoding formylmethanofuran dehydrogenase subunit B — MEVFKNVVCPFCGTLCDDIEVLVENNHVVGTRNACRIGNAKFMHFEGAVRHESPLMRENKKDDFKKVDYETATEETARLLVEAKLPLIYGWSSAECHAQQLGVLLAEKTKAIVDNTASVUHGPSLLAVQDVGYPVSTLGETKNRADVVLFWGSNPMHAHPRHMSRYSVFPRGFFRQRGKQDRQMIVVDPRKTDTAKLADIHLQVEPHKDYELVSALRAAAKGFNIEAEQVAGVPTETIYEAVDICKNAQFGSLFFAMGVTMSRGKHRIIDNAIQFVIDMNAYTKFVLTPMRGHYNVNGFNQVSTWVTGYPYGVDFSRGYPRYNPGETASNDVLQRGDTDMMINVASDAGAHFPQKAVQHMAKIPLVCIDPHETPSSVISNIVLPPAITGLEVSGTAYRMDGVPIELRKVIKAPEGMLSDAEIMKMLIKKVDEMK, encoded by the coding sequence GTGGAAGTGTTTAAGAATGTCGTATGTCCATTCTGTGGGACTCTTTGCGATGATATTGAAGTTCTTGTAGAAAATAACCATGTAGTTGGGACTAGAAATGCATGCAGAATCGGAAATGCAAAATTTATGCACTTCGAGGGCGCTGTAAGACATGAATCTCCTCTTATGAGGGAAAATAAGAAGGATGACTTTAAAAAGGTTGACTACGAGACTGCAACAGAAGAAACCGCAAGGTTACTCGTCGAAGCAAAGTTACCGCTCATTTACGGGTGGAGTTCTGCGGAATGCCATGCACAGCAATTAGGTGTATTATTGGCTGAAAAAACGAAAGCTATTGTGGATAACACCGCGAGTGTTTGACACGGGCCTTCACTTTTAGCTGTACAGGATGTAGGATACCCTGTTTCAACATTAGGAGAAACTAAAAACAGAGCAGACGTTGTCTTGTTCTGGGGTTCAAACCCAATGCATGCTCACCCAAGACACATGAGCAGGTACTCAGTATTCCCAAGAGGATTCTTTAGACAAAGAGGTAAACAGGACAGACAGATGATTGTGGTAGATCCGAGAAAAACGGATACTGCAAAACTCGCTGACATTCACCTCCAAGTGGAGCCTCATAAGGATTATGAGCTTGTAAGTGCTCTTAGAGCTGCAGCAAAAGGATTTAATATTGAAGCTGAACAGGTAGCTGGTGTTCCAACGGAAACCATCTACGAAGCAGTCGACATCTGTAAAAATGCCCAGTTCGGTTCACTCTTCTTTGCGATGGGTGTAACAATGAGCAGGGGAAAACACAGAATTATTGACAATGCTATTCAGTTTGTAATTGACATGAATGCATATACTAAGTTTGTATTGACTCCAATGAGGGGACACTACAACGTTAACGGATTCAATCAGGTTTCAACCTGGGTTACTGGATACCCCTACGGTGTAGACTTCTCAAGAGGGTACCCAAGATACAATCCGGGAGAAACTGCTTCAAACGATGTATTGCAGAGAGGAGACACCGACATGATGATCAACGTTGCATCAGATGCAGGTGCACACTTCCCTCAAAAAGCAGTACAGCACATGGCAAAAATCCCGCTTGTATGTATCGATCCTCACGAAACTCCATCATCTGTAATTTCCAATATTGTACTTCCTCCAGCAATAACCGGACTTGAAGTTTCAGGAACTGCTTACAGAATGGACGGTGTTCCAATCGAACTAAGAAAAGTCATCAAAGCTCCTGAAGGAATGCTTTCCGATGCAGAAATAATGAAAATGTTGATCAAAAAGGTCGACGAAATGAAATAA
- a CDS encoding HisA/HisF family protein gives MEIIPVIDLMNGLAVSGKSGNRKEYVPIKSVLCDSSDPHDVIKKYNENGAKKVYIADLNSIMGTGNNFEIVKSLDIFKIVDFGVTDKKDLENVKKCVNMTILGTETLNDISILKEGNIILSLDFKDGKLLNYDLDDILSKVDKKTPLIILDISSVGTQKGINVELIKDILKKTDNPIYIGGGIKSEDDLKISKELGISGVLIGTTIHNGKLDLKKIIQKYGE, from the coding sequence ATGGAAATTATACCAGTTATTGATTTAATGAATGGATTGGCAGTTTCTGGAAAAAGTGGAAATAGAAAAGAATATGTTCCAATAAAATCCGTATTATGTGATTCTTCAGATCCCCACGATGTAATTAAAAAATACAACGAAAATGGGGCAAAAAAAGTATATATCGCAGATTTAAACTCGATAATGGGTACCGGAAACAATTTTGAAATTGTAAAAAGTCTCGATATTTTTAAAATTGTTGATTTTGGAGTTACTGATAAAAAAGATTTAGAAAACGTCAAAAAATGTGTCAATATGACGATTCTTGGAACTGAAACTCTAAATGATATTTCGATTTTAAAAGAAGGAAATATTATTTTAAGCCTTGATTTTAAGGATGGAAAACTTTTAAATTATGATTTAGATGACATTTTAAGTAAAGTCGATAAAAAAACTCCGTTAATAATACTGGATATCTCATCAGTTGGAACTCAAAAAGGAATTAACGTGGAATTAATAAAAGATATATTGAAAAAAACCGATAATCCAATATACATTGGTGGTGGAATTAAATCTGAGGATGACTTAAAAATTTCAAAGGAACTTGGAATTTCCGGAGTTTTGATTGGAACTACAATACACAATGGAAAACTCGATTTAAAAAAAATAATTCAAAAGTACGGGGAATAG
- the comE gene encoding sulfopyruvate decarboxylase subunit beta: MELTRYEIIKILMEYVTDEIVVCNIGIPSKELFKINDREKNFYMLGSMGLSSSIGHGLALSVNEKVIAIDGDGSVLMNMGSLATIGKTAPKDFLLLIVDNCAYGSTGNQETHSTCTDLYQVSKACGIDSIGVFNEEQLREAVKLVLTESGTKVIIAKARPHNENVPNINLVPTEIKHRFMNSIKK; the protein is encoded by the coding sequence ATGGAACTTACAAGATATGAAATTATTAAAATTTTAATGGAATACGTGACCGATGAAATAGTTGTTTGTAACATCGGAATTCCAAGTAAAGAACTCTTTAAAATTAACGATAGGGAAAAAAACTTCTACATGTTAGGATCGATGGGTCTGTCATCATCCATCGGACATGGATTAGCACTTTCTGTAAATGAAAAGGTAATTGCAATTGATGGAGATGGTTCTGTATTGATGAACATGGGCTCTCTTGCAACAATTGGAAAAACAGCTCCAAAAGACTTTTTATTATTAATTGTTGACAACTGCGCTTATGGATCAACTGGAAATCAGGAAACTCATTCAACATGTACTGATTTATACCAAGTTTCAAAAGCATGCGGAATAGATTCAATTGGCGTATTTAATGAAGAACAGCTTAGAGAGGCAGTTAAACTTGTATTAACTGAATCTGGTACAAAAGTAATTATTGCAAAAGCAAGACCGCACAATGAAAACGTTCCAAACATAAACTTGGTTCCAACTGAAATAAAACACAGATTTATGAATTCGATAAAAAAATAA
- a CDS encoding DUF7388 family protein: protein MLAIATKLTKINYDYDILLEINKNVSKSFDYHVIDAETTLLDESILESLKKAVLTVQSKRNDSFELLEKYASYDFDICVVLGNKAYLSKKESNFQKTRILDILEKAITYENKIWVGTEGVENLVQDFIEKNDLISYYVYGCENPDISSKKAVYIPYVEKMDENILDSMKNYLGRRENYHGNWQDFIISLEDLKNEDLNKFKDHIIVGYPINQDYENILNFKNKFLGK, encoded by the coding sequence ATGCTTGCAATTGCAACAAAATTGACTAAAATCAATTATGATTATGACATATTGCTTGAAATAAATAAAAATGTTTCAAAATCTTTTGATTACCACGTTATAGATGCTGAAACTACTTTGCTAGATGAAAGTATTCTTGAAAGTTTGAAAAAAGCAGTTTTAACTGTTCAAAGTAAAAGAAACGATTCTTTTGAACTTTTAGAAAAATATGCGTCATATGACTTTGATATCTGCGTTGTTTTAGGAAATAAGGCTTATCTTTCAAAAAAAGAATCTAATTTCCAAAAAACAAGGATTTTAGATATTTTAGAAAAAGCAATAACTTACGAAAATAAAATCTGGGTTGGAACCGAAGGTGTTGAAAATCTGGTACAGGATTTTATCGAAAAAAACGATTTAATTTCTTACTATGTTTACGGCTGTGAAAATCCAGATATTTCGTCTAAAAAAGCAGTTTACATACCATATGTTGAAAAAATGGATGAAAATATATTGGATTCCATGAAAAACTACCTTGGAAGACGTGAAAATTATCACGGAAACTGGCAGGATTTCATAATTTCACTTGAAGACTTGAAAAATGAAGATTTAAATAAATTTAAAGACCATATTATTGTCGGATATCCAATAAATCAGGATTATGAAAATATTTTAAACTTTAAAAATAAATTTTTGGGAAAATAA
- a CDS encoding 4Fe-4S dicluster domain-containing protein, with protein MKIIIDENYCKGCDICIEVCPKDVYKKSETLNKKGIYPPNPVNPKECTNCQLCILECPDQAITVETEE; from the coding sequence ATGAAGATCATAATTGACGAAAATTACTGTAAAGGCTGCGACATCTGCATAGAAGTGTGTCCAAAAGACGTTTACAAAAAGTCCGAAACACTAAATAAAAAAGGAATTTACCCGCCAAACCCAGTAAATCCAAAAGAATGCACAAACTGCCAGCTCTGCATATTAGAGTGTCCAGATCAGGCAATTACCGTTGAAACTGAAGAATAA
- a CDS encoding RNA-guided pseudouridylation complex pseudouridine synthase subunit Cbf5 — protein sequence MELIVKEESKTDYNYGSDPYNRDIKTLLNTGLVVIDKPSGPTSHEVAAWVRNMLNLVKAGHGGTLDPKVTGALPVALGNTTKCVPIWHIPPKEYVCLMHLHDDAKFSDIEKIFKEFTGRIHQRPPLKAAVKRSLRIRKIYEIEILEIDGRDILFRTKCQSGTYLRKLVDDMGEALGTSAHMQELRRTISGPFYENEAVYLQDLLDAYIFWKEDGNEEELRKLVKPLEYGLQHLKKIIVKDSAVDAVCHGATLYSSGVSKIEKGIGTDEIVLIETLKGEAVAVGKPLMNTKDMLKTEEGEVVEITRVIMEPGIYPRIWKKRNKNNKNKPESKKK from the coding sequence TTGGAATTAATTGTAAAAGAAGAATCAAAAACAGATTATAATTACGGATCAGACCCATACAATAGAGACATAAAAACACTTCTAAATACTGGGCTCGTTGTAATTGATAAGCCGTCTGGTCCAACTTCCCACGAAGTTGCCGCATGGGTTAGAAACATGCTAAATTTAGTTAAAGCAGGACACGGCGGAACACTTGACCCAAAAGTTACAGGAGCACTTCCCGTGGCATTAGGAAACACGACAAAATGCGTTCCGATCTGGCACATCCCGCCAAAAGAATACGTATGTTTAATGCATCTTCATGATGATGCTAAGTTTTCAGATATTGAAAAAATTTTTAAAGAATTTACTGGAAGAATTCACCAAAGGCCTCCTTTAAAAGCAGCGGTTAAAAGAAGCCTTAGAATTAGAAAAATATACGAAATTGAGATTTTAGAAATTGATGGGCGAGATATTTTATTTAGAACGAAATGTCAATCCGGAACATATTTAAGAAAACTCGTAGATGATATGGGTGAAGCTCTTGGAACTTCTGCACACATGCAAGAGCTTAGAAGAACTATTAGCGGACCATTTTACGAAAATGAAGCTGTTTATTTGCAGGATTTACTTGATGCATATATATTCTGGAAGGAAGACGGAAACGAAGAAGAATTAAGAAAATTAGTAAAACCCCTTGAATATGGGCTACAACACCTTAAAAAAATAATTGTAAAGGATAGCGCGGTTGATGCAGTATGCCATGGAGCTACACTTTATTCTTCAGGAGTTTCAAAAATTGAAAAAGGAATTGGAACTGATGAAATTGTTTTAATCGAAACACTGAAAGGAGAAGCTGTTGCAGTTGGAAAACCGCTCATGAATACAAAAGATATGTTAAAAACTGAAGAAGGCGAAGTTGTAGAAATAACGCGTGTTATAATGGAGCCAGGAATTTATCCAAGAATCTGGAAAAAAAGAAATAAAAATAATAAAAATAAACCGGAATCAAAGAAGAAATAA
- a CDS encoding AtpZ/AtpI family protein, with protein MIDLAFEIVLPITFGIIIGYILKNAYSNNCFVLIGFFTGIIVTAFRLYRFMKKHQKQFMKNKKRK; from the coding sequence ATGATCGATCTTGCTTTTGAAATAGTCCTCCCGATAACTTTTGGAATTATAATAGGTTATATACTTAAGAATGCATATAGTAACAACTGCTTTGTATTAATTGGATTTTTTACAGGAATTATTGTAACTGCATTCAGGCTCTACAGATTTATGAAAAAACACCAAAAACAGTTTATGAAAAATAAAAAACGAAAATGA
- a CDS encoding class III signal peptide-containing protein yields MKFLEKLTSKKGQVSMEIGILVAAAVAVAAIAAYFYATNVKNAQADTGASAASTTGNLTNIADSATSGISSITLTA; encoded by the coding sequence ATGAAATTTTTAGAAAAACTAACATCAAAAAAAGGTCAGGTATCAATGGAAATTGGTATCCTCGTTGCAGCAGCAGTTGCAGTTGCAGCAATCGCAGCATACTTCTACGCAACAAACGTTAAAAATGCGCAAGCAGATACTGGAGCATCAGCTGCATCAACAACAGGTAATTTAACAAATATTGCAGATAGTGCAACATCGGGAATTTCATCTATTACGCTGACTGCGTAA
- a CDS encoding DUF6541 family protein: MFVILISLLAVFEGYIIFPENPLNKTDTQYHSYKSQAIIEEKSLFYTTSEIPYVNYVKYPSGFHSLVYFISNQVNDIPDAFNFLMYFMLVSMVIGFYLVGESIKSGLGYFTAPFVLAGSVFYGIIYVLYPNYLAYSLFLISVFFLIKYSKSRDTNYLYLFSLVLFAMIYTHPFPVLMLILFILSITIFEISNKNYNVIKNYFIFSVIPAVASLLLISKRMSKDIVSYSKSSNLLSEPVNIIIHNIFAGFGIFYLFMKHPVYAVTLDNGVTFLISLFFTYLFIIGLYGIFKHKMYYLILFPILLLFILINSESIHLSIPFFNTMYASNRMMYNIQIIMPIFYGFGVYSIINTLKKRTFKLGFIFLTSFVIFSSACMNYQIIPDYLKEQYVVSEADLNAFEWINLNNISNETFLNFGEDAGQFLPIYTSNKPVFYYSKFSSGDFSIGNNTIYELAKFIDGNDQYNYTKVCKMNNIKYIYVSGVLGELCSDFFKDMAYFKILYGEDNVYIVEVI; encoded by the coding sequence TTGTTTGTAATATTAATTTCATTACTCGCAGTTTTTGAAGGATATATAATATTTCCCGAAAACCCGTTAAATAAAACAGATACTCAATACCACAGTTATAAATCACAGGCAATAATCGAAGAAAAAAGTTTATTTTATACAACATCTGAAATCCCATACGTAAATTACGTTAAATATCCTTCAGGATTTCATTCTTTAGTTTATTTCATTTCAAATCAGGTAAATGACATTCCAGATGCATTTAATTTTTTAATGTACTTTATGCTGGTTTCAATGGTTATTGGGTTTTATTTGGTTGGAGAATCAATAAAATCAGGACTTGGATATTTTACAGCACCTTTTGTACTGGCAGGAAGTGTTTTTTATGGAATAATTTACGTACTCTATCCAAATTATCTCGCTTATTCCTTATTTTTAATCTCTGTATTTTTCTTAATTAAATACTCAAAATCAAGGGATACTAATTATCTCTATCTTTTTTCTTTAGTTTTATTTGCAATGATTTATACACACCCGTTTCCTGTTTTAATGTTGATTTTATTTATTTTATCAATCACGATATTCGAAATATCAAATAAAAATTATAACGTAATAAAAAATTATTTTATATTTTCAGTTATTCCCGCAGTAGCTTCATTACTATTAATTTCAAAAAGAATGTCAAAAGATATAGTTTCATACAGCAAATCGTCAAATCTGCTTTCAGAACCTGTTAATATAATTATTCATAACATTTTCGCAGGATTTGGAATATTTTACCTGTTTATGAAACATCCTGTGTATGCCGTTACACTCGATAACGGAGTTACATTTTTAATTTCACTATTCTTTACTTATCTCTTCATAATTGGACTTTATGGCATATTTAAACATAAAATGTATTATCTAATACTGTTTCCTATATTGTTACTCTTTATTTTGATTAACAGTGAATCTATCCATCTTAGCATACCATTTTTTAATACCATGTATGCATCAAACAGGATGATGTACAATATTCAAATAATAATGCCGATATTTTATGGTTTCGGAGTTTATTCGATCATAAACACTCTTAAAAAAAGAACATTTAAATTAGGTTTTATTTTCTTAACTTCGTTTGTTATTTTTTCTTCAGCATGCATGAATTATCAAATAATTCCTGATTATTTAAAAGAGCAGTATGTAGTTTCTGAAGCTGATTTGAATGCTTTTGAATGGATTAACTTAAATAATATTTCAAATGAAACGTTTTTAAATTTTGGGGAAGATGCAGGACAATTTTTACCAATATATACATCTAATAAACCTGTTTTTTATTACTCAAAATTTTCAAGCGGAGATTTTTCAATAGGAAATAATACAATATATGAACTTGCAAAATTTATTGATGGCAATGATCAGTATAACTACACGAAAGTATGTAAAATGAATAATATTAAGTATATTTACGTTTCAGGAGTACTTGGTGAATTATGTAGTGACTTCTTCAAAGATATGGCTTATTTTAAAATACTATATGGAGAAGACAACGTATATATTGTTGAAGTTATATAA
- a CDS encoding class III signal peptide-containing protein, whose product MKFLEKITSKKGQIAMELGILVMAAVAVAAIAAYFYATNVSNTGKQITNSTNQTTQALADAISDATSELSSYA is encoded by the coding sequence ATGAAATTTTTAGAAAAAATAACATCAAAAAAAGGTCAAATAGCAATGGAACTCGGAATACTGGTTATGGCGGCAGTTGCAGTTGCAGCAATCGCAGCATACTTTTATGCAACGAATGTTAGCAATACTGGAAAACAGATTACAAATTCGACAAACCAGACAACTCAGGCACTCGCTGATGCAATATCTGATGCTACATCAGAACTGTCTAGCTACGCATAA
- a CDS encoding metallophosphoesterase family protein, with product MRLIGLTDLHNRIINFDKLLRYKPDVILISGDFTKCSFAKSEDQDDLYDIVYDVDTKLIDFLENLNNKIKVFIIPGNWENLNTIQKMNESGLNIDEKLVKFYDTIFIGLGGSNETPICSPNEYSEDEIYERFIKILKNEKIDVKNNFILLSHVPPKYTMADRCEAGHVGSSAVRKIIEEFKPVLCACGHVHESRSIDKIGNTLIVNPSSTGFFIYDTKTKNLEIHDL from the coding sequence ATGAGGCTTATAGGATTAACAGATTTACATAACCGCATAATTAATTTTGATAAACTTTTAAGGTACAAACCTGATGTTATTTTAATTTCTGGAGATTTTACAAAATGTAGCTTTGCTAAATCAGAGGATCAGGATGATTTATACGATATTGTCTATGACGTAGATACAAAACTTATCGATTTTTTAGAAAATTTAAACAACAAAATAAAAGTGTTTATAATCCCTGGAAACTGGGAAAATTTGAATACAATACAAAAAATGAATGAATCCGGGTTAAATATCGATGAAAAACTTGTTAAATTTTACGATACAATTTTTATTGGATTGGGGGGTTCAAATGAGACTCCAATTTGTAGTCCAAACGAATATTCAGAAGATGAAATTTACGAAAGATTTATCAAAATTTTAAAAAATGAAAAAATAGATGTTAAAAATAATTTTATTTTACTCTCACACGTTCCGCCAAAATATACAATGGCTGACAGGTGTGAAGCAGGACACGTTGGAAGTAGCGCAGTTAGAAAAATTATTGAAGAATTTAAACCAGTTTTATGCGCATGCGGACATGTTCATGAAAGTAGGAGTATTGATAAAATCGGAAATACCTTGATTGTAAACCCATCTTCAACTGGATTTTTTATATATGATACGAAAACTAAAAATTTAGAGATACATGATTTATAA